The proteins below come from a single Verrucomicrobiota bacterium genomic window:
- a CDS encoding glycosyltransferase, translated as MGLGEDIRQVAEALRANEVPFCILDVGLGKGFSQNDSTAGKWISDRPLYGFNVFCQNGFKTAQFLSKQGSGLTQGRYAIGLWPWELPEWPERWRPAYQCINEIWGISSHTADSYRSFPGPVHRMGLPVSVQNVAPVDRRAFDLPEDAYLFHFSFDLHSKTARKNPFGLIKAFQSAFPSETKEEVGLVLKVNHAKTLRFDCLKLRWMAESDSRIHLIEQSMRRPEVLSLMQCCDCYVSLHRAEGFGRGITEALLLGKQLIATGWSGNMDFCLEPRVALVRHRMVPVKPGEYFHGEGQTWAEPDLDHAAKLMREIRRHPRDVSVGAYDFSPATVGARYAKRLREIYEKHCSPRTALPPTAHLLAANSF; from the coding sequence ATGGGCCTTGGCGAGGATATCCGCCAAGTGGCGGAGGCTCTGAGAGCAAACGAAGTGCCCTTTTGCATTCTTGATGTGGGGCTCGGCAAAGGTTTTTCACAAAATGATTCCACTGCTGGGAAGTGGATCTCCGACCGACCCCTTTATGGATTCAATGTCTTTTGCCAGAATGGCTTCAAGACAGCACAGTTCCTGTCCAAGCAGGGCAGTGGATTGACACAGGGGCGCTATGCCATCGGGCTCTGGCCTTGGGAGCTGCCCGAGTGGCCAGAGCGTTGGCGCCCTGCCTACCAGTGCATCAACGAGATCTGGGGAATCAGTTCCCATACAGCAGACTCCTATCGATCCTTCCCCGGGCCGGTCCACCGGATGGGGCTCCCTGTCAGTGTGCAAAACGTTGCCCCAGTGGACCGTCGGGCTTTCGACCTTCCTGAGGATGCGTACCTCTTCCACTTCTCGTTTGACCTGCATTCCAAGACCGCCCGCAAGAACCCCTTTGGCCTGATCAAGGCATTCCAATCGGCCTTTCCATCCGAAACAAAGGAAGAAGTCGGTCTAGTGCTGAAAGTTAACCATGCCAAGACGCTCCGGTTTGACTGTCTCAAACTCCGCTGGATGGCAGAGAGTGACTCGCGCATTCATCTCATCGAGCAATCCATGCGACGACCCGAGGTGCTTTCATTGATGCAATGTTGCGACTGCTACGTCTCCCTCCATCGGGCCGAGGGATTCGGACGTGGCATTACCGAGGCACTCCTCCTCGGAAAGCAGCTTATTGCCACCGGATGGTCGGGCAACATGGACTTTTGCCTTGAGCCAAGGGTCGCCCTGGTGCGTCACCGGATGGTTCCCGTGAAACCAGGGGAATACTTCCACGGAGAAGGGCAGACATGGGCTGAGCCCGATCTAGATCATGCAGCAAAGCTCATGCGCGAGATCCGCAGGCATCCCCGTGATGTTTCAGTGGGAGCTTACGACTTCAGTCCCGCTACCGTCGGTGCCCGGTATGCCAAGAGACTGAGGGAAATTTATGAGAAGCACTGTTCCCCTCGAACAGCTCTTCCTCCCACCGCCCATCTTCTAGCTGCCAACTCCTTTTGA
- a CDS encoding polysaccharide export protein, producing MNKAYLSISLSLLLTACGSLPVAGPSTSKILSAGKKENSLPSGKFTLLSVNDHVLDVLRDSGIKCVNKACSEASQQAPATQKISIGDVINVAIYTTGGGLFSGGTTLAPSSPSMPGKEGGVSIGTSVPSQIVDQGESITVPYVGRIKVTGKAPSEVEAEIAERMKGMAFNPYAIVTMNDRVGSDLVTVTGDVKQSQRVRVPLPGLRVADAIAQVGGGTGRDFETDYTVIRGGHTFSGNLSTALRNPATDIFLKSGDILSVKVNSWSYQTLGATGQTLRPFPHEQFTILEAIAGSNGLDDNRANPGGVFVYRLESPEVLHRLGLRTDRDGSTPQPVIYHLNLRDAGGFFKAKQFCLKDKDLVYVGNAGIIGFQKVMGVIGALTAPAVTGLSATAGVGAVKTLSQ from the coding sequence ATGAACAAAGCGTATCTCTCCATCTCCCTTAGCCTCTTGCTCACGGCCTGCGGTTCATTGCCTGTCGCCGGTCCCTCAACCTCCAAAATCCTCTCCGCCGGAAAGAAAGAAAACTCACTGCCTTCCGGAAAGTTCACTCTGCTGTCAGTCAACGATCATGTGCTTGATGTTTTGCGAGATTCCGGGATCAAGTGTGTCAATAAAGCATGCTCGGAGGCATCTCAGCAGGCCCCTGCAACGCAGAAAATCTCCATCGGCGACGTGATCAACGTCGCCATATACACCACGGGAGGGGGGCTTTTCAGCGGAGGAACGACCCTGGCACCCTCATCCCCAAGCATGCCCGGGAAGGAGGGAGGGGTCTCGATTGGCACCTCAGTGCCCAGCCAAATCGTGGATCAGGGCGAGTCCATCACCGTCCCGTACGTCGGCAGGATCAAGGTCACGGGCAAGGCCCCTTCCGAAGTGGAAGCTGAGATTGCGGAGCGCATGAAGGGGATGGCCTTCAATCCCTACGCCATCGTCACGATGAACGATAGGGTTGGCAGTGATCTGGTCACCGTCACCGGCGATGTGAAGCAGTCCCAGCGTGTGCGTGTTCCCCTTCCTGGACTTCGCGTTGCCGACGCCATTGCCCAGGTTGGAGGAGGCACGGGACGCGATTTTGAGACGGATTACACGGTAATCCGCGGCGGCCATACATTCTCCGGAAACCTTTCGACGGCTCTTCGTAACCCCGCCACAGATATCTTTCTCAAGTCTGGAGATATACTTTCCGTGAAGGTCAATTCATGGAGCTACCAGACCTTGGGGGCTACTGGACAAACCCTGCGTCCATTCCCTCATGAACAGTTCACCATTCTGGAGGCAATTGCCGGATCCAACGGATTGGATGACAACCGGGCCAACCCCGGAGGGGTATTCGTCTATCGCCTGGAATCACCCGAAGTACTCCACAGGCTGGGCCTTCGGACGGATCGGGACGGATCAACTCCCCAGCCCGTTATCTACCATCTCAACCTCCGCGATGCGGGAGGGTTTTTTAAGGCCAAGCAATTCTGTCTCAAGGACAAGGATCTCGTTTACGTTGGCAATGCTGGGATTATCGGCTTCCAGAAGGTTATGGGAGTGATCGGTGCGCTGACGGCACCCGCAGTCACTGGGCTTTCCGCAACCGCAGGAGTGGGTGCAGTGAAGACCCTCTCCCAATAA
- the lpxI gene encoding UDP-2,3-diacylglucosamine diphosphatase LpxI (LpxI, functionally equivalent to LpxH, replaces it in LPS biosynthesis in a minority of bacteria.), with product MQKPETLFLIAGNGSYPLLAVKGAREAGVGRVVAAAFEGETDPALAGFVDEIHWMRVGQLGRLITAAKKSGATASMMAGQIAPGNLFDLRPDFHALLLLAKLKERNAETLFGAIADELEKAGVPLLVATTFLEQHLANEGLIAGPKPKDRILEDIAYGLGIAKEVSRLDIGQTVVVKKGTVLAVEGFDGTDSTIRRGGELGKGEAVVVKVSKPRQDMRFDVPVVGPRTLETAAAAGVAAIAMEAGRTLFLDKDQVESLATQHHITLWGITS from the coding sequence GTGCAGAAGCCAGAGACACTCTTTCTCATCGCCGGCAACGGCTCCTACCCGCTGCTTGCAGTGAAGGGGGCGCGCGAGGCGGGCGTGGGCCGTGTGGTCGCAGCAGCCTTCGAGGGAGAAACGGATCCCGCGCTAGCCGGCTTTGTCGACGAGATCCACTGGATGCGCGTCGGCCAACTCGGCCGCCTGATCACTGCTGCCAAGAAAAGCGGAGCCACCGCCTCGATGATGGCGGGTCAGATCGCCCCCGGAAATCTCTTCGACCTGCGGCCCGATTTTCATGCACTGCTCCTGCTGGCCAAGCTGAAGGAACGCAATGCGGAGACCCTCTTCGGGGCCATCGCCGACGAACTCGAAAAAGCAGGTGTTCCTCTCCTCGTGGCCACCACCTTTCTGGAACAACACCTTGCCAATGAAGGCCTCATCGCGGGTCCGAAGCCCAAGGACCGAATCCTGGAGGATATTGCCTACGGCCTTGGTATCGCCAAGGAAGTGAGCCGCCTCGATATCGGCCAGACCGTTGTTGTGAAGAAGGGAACGGTCCTTGCCGTCGAGGGATTCGACGGAACCGACTCCACCATCCGCCGGGGAGGTGAACTCGGGAAAGGCGAGGCCGTCGTCGTGAAAGTCTCGAAGCCCCGTCAGGACATGCGCTTTGATGTTCCGGTCGTCGGCCCCCGCACACTGGAGACAGCCGCCGCCGCAGGAGTAGCAGCCATCGCGATGGAAGCGGGACGCACCCTCTTTCTCGACAAGGATCAAGTCGAGTCACTTGCCACCCAACACCACATCACCCTCTGGGGAATCACATCATGA
- a CDS encoding Gfo/Idh/MocA family oxidoreductase — MKTIRAGVVGPGSIGINHARIYSELPDCELVAIYDASRANAEKVASKYGGKPCTSLEEFAALVDVASVATPTESHHEVGTFLLKKGKHLLIEKPIATNTAQALDLAATATTNNCVLQVGHIERFNPGLEALEKQLANPRFLEVTRLSPYPNRSMDIGVVLDVMIHDLEILLHLVRSPVVSVDAVGIAVLSKGEDIANVRIRFENGCVANLTASRISRDKVRKIRIFQEDAYLSLNYQNQSGYILRLKEGGIKRERVKVVKGEPLQRELAAFVTCAREGIQPRVTGREAAAALDLAIQITKQIEEADPRKKSPSLPA; from the coding sequence ATGAAGACTATTCGCGCCGGCGTCGTCGGCCCAGGCAGCATCGGCATCAACCACGCACGCATCTACAGCGAGCTTCCCGACTGCGAACTCGTAGCCATCTACGACGCCAGCCGGGCGAACGCGGAAAAAGTCGCCTCCAAGTACGGCGGCAAGCCGTGCACCTCGCTTGAGGAATTTGCCGCACTCGTCGATGTCGCCTCCGTGGCGACCCCGACGGAATCCCACCATGAGGTCGGCACCTTCCTCCTGAAGAAGGGAAAGCATCTCCTGATCGAGAAGCCGATCGCGACGAATACGGCCCAGGCCCTTGACCTTGCGGCCACCGCCACCACGAACAACTGCGTCCTGCAGGTGGGACACATTGAACGCTTCAATCCAGGTCTCGAGGCCCTCGAAAAGCAATTGGCTAATCCCCGATTTCTCGAGGTCACACGCCTCTCCCCCTATCCCAACCGGAGCATGGATATCGGGGTCGTCCTCGATGTCATGATCCACGATCTGGAAATCCTGCTCCACTTGGTACGCTCCCCGGTAGTCAGCGTCGATGCCGTTGGCATCGCCGTGCTCAGCAAGGGTGAGGACATTGCCAATGTCCGTATCCGCTTCGAGAACGGCTGCGTCGCGAACCTGACAGCCAGCCGCATCAGCCGGGACAAGGTGCGTAAGATCCGAATCTTCCAAGAGGATGCCTACCTCTCGCTCAACTACCAAAACCAGAGCGGATACATCCTCCGCCTCAAAGAAGGTGGCATCAAGCGCGAGCGGGTCAAAGTAGTCAAGGGAGAGCCCCTGCAGCGGGAACTCGCCGCCTTTGTCACCTGCGCCCGTGAGGGAATCCAACCCCGTGTCACGGGACGCGAGGCGGCGGCGGCCCTCGACTTGGCGATCCAAATCACGAAACAGATCGAGGAGGCCGATCCCCGCAAGAA